The following are from one region of the Phycisphaerales bacterium genome:
- a CDS encoding DUF6268 family outer membrane beta-barrel protein, with product MPRAQACLACTAFLLLTSVAGAQEQPTPTQSASEPLAEDQAEASQPAGPPRFIYTLAQRFEATSVPHIDGGGDATSTLTRTEFDVVWFASRRTRALFQFSNEFAFYEFQGAFGLDPADGNPVANFNRQNIDVLVTHNLDRQWSMLVLGGIGLARERNADVGDSIVWRAGVGTAYQATENISIGVSLVATAEQEGSVEFLPLPVIDATLELDERWTLRLGTLAGAVLTYQMNDELAFRLRSGYNERNYRLDDEGFAPEGVFQDKSIDLRLGVNWQPVPGLEIDAGVGSQLWRRFKVKDEDGNRLRRAETDPTFMLFAGVSYRF from the coding sequence ATGCCCCGAGCCCAAGCCTGCCTTGCCTGCACCGCCTTCCTGCTGCTCACCAGCGTGGCAGGCGCCCAGGAGCAGCCCACCCCGACCCAAAGCGCCAGCGAGCCGCTTGCAGAAGACCAAGCCGAAGCAAGCCAGCCCGCCGGGCCGCCGCGATTTATCTACACCCTCGCCCAGAGATTCGAGGCCACCAGCGTCCCGCATATTGATGGTGGGGGTGACGCGACCAGCACGCTCACGCGCACCGAGTTTGATGTTGTTTGGTTTGCCTCGCGCCGGACGCGTGCGCTCTTCCAGTTCAGCAACGAGTTCGCGTTCTACGAGTTCCAGGGCGCCTTCGGGCTCGACCCGGCCGATGGCAACCCGGTGGCGAACTTCAACCGCCAGAACATCGATGTTCTGGTGACCCACAACCTCGATCGGCAGTGGAGCATGCTGGTGCTCGGTGGCATCGGGCTCGCGCGGGAGCGAAACGCCGACGTCGGAGACTCCATCGTGTGGCGCGCCGGCGTCGGGACGGCTTATCAGGCTACGGAAAACATCTCCATTGGTGTCAGTCTGGTGGCCACTGCCGAGCAGGAAGGCAGCGTCGAGTTTCTCCCTCTCCCTGTGATTGACGCGACGCTCGAATTGGACGAACGTTGGACGCTGCGCTTGGGCACGCTGGCGGGTGCGGTGCTGACCTATCAGATGAATGACGAGCTCGCCTTCCGCCTGCGCTCAGGATACAACGAACGCAACTACCGTCTCGACGACGAGGGCTTCGCGCCAGAGGGCGTGTTCCAAGACAAGTCGATCGACCTGCGTCTGGGCGTCAACTGGCAACCCGTGCCCGGGCTGGAAATCGATGCCGGCGTAGGCTCGCAGCTCTGGCGACGCTTCAAGGTGAAAGACGAGGACGGCAACCGCCTCAGGCGTGCAGAAACCGATCCGACGTTCATGCTCTTCGCCGGCGTCTCCTACCGTTTCTGA
- a CDS encoding peptidylprolyl isomerase, producing the protein MGMHRASSPMRQVVAMTLATIALSLLSPHARAQLTPDRTYYGIDREIPITVALPEGDDEEASIVLFNAGGDRVARANVLAGRVDLATFFPILWDQQQPMVLFAQLYTPGDADGEGLGTPIGAPLVIQPLLTPQRASISNNTAQWQNAGPRVFSGVRVYVDKLLKFETTEGPMVFRLRPDVAPNTVWHIRELARGGFYTDIPFHRILPTHRSGKPFVIQAGDPTGSGSGGPGVFIDLEPSDLEHKFGVLSMARTNDPDTNGSQFFVALSREATVHLNGLYTAFGEAISGADAIIAIEQTPLADARMGSPVEAPRIISAELIDAAPFGTGPKAIERPTSSGER; encoded by the coding sequence ATGGGAATGCACCGTGCTTCGTCGCCAATGCGCCAGGTCGTCGCTATGACGCTGGCCACGATCGCCCTGTCGCTGCTTTCTCCCCATGCCCGAGCCCAGTTGACGCCGGATCGAACCTACTACGGCATCGATCGCGAGATTCCCATCACGGTGGCATTGCCCGAGGGCGACGACGAAGAAGCCAGCATCGTCCTGTTTAACGCAGGGGGCGATCGCGTGGCGCGAGCCAACGTCTTGGCCGGCCGCGTCGATCTGGCCACGTTCTTCCCCATCCTGTGGGATCAGCAGCAACCGATGGTGCTGTTCGCCCAGCTCTATACCCCCGGAGACGCCGATGGCGAGGGATTGGGTACGCCCATTGGTGCGCCGCTGGTGATCCAGCCGCTGCTTACGCCCCAGCGTGCTTCGATCTCGAACAACACGGCGCAATGGCAGAACGCCGGGCCCCGCGTCTTCTCGGGCGTGCGCGTGTACGTCGACAAGCTGCTGAAATTCGAGACGACCGAGGGCCCAATGGTGTTCCGCCTGCGCCCGGACGTGGCGCCCAACACGGTGTGGCACATTCGCGAACTGGCGCGCGGCGGGTTCTACACCGACATCCCGTTCCATCGCATCCTGCCGACGCACCGCAGCGGCAAGCCCTTCGTCATCCAGGCCGGCGACCCGACCGGTTCGGGCAGCGGCGGGCCGGGCGTATTCATTGATCTGGAGCCCAGCGACCTGGAGCACAAGTTCGGCGTGCTCTCGATGGCGCGCACGAATGACCCGGACACCAACGGCTCGCAGTTCTTCGTCGCCCTCAGCCGAGAGGCCACCGTGCACCTCAACGGCCTGTACACGGCCTTCGGCGAAGCCATCAGTGGCGCCGACGCAATCATTGCGATCGAGCAGACACCGTTGGCGGATGCACGCATGGGCAGCCCCGTTGAGGCGCCGCGGATCATCAGTGCCGAACTGATCGATGCCGCTCCCTTCGGCACGGGCCCCAAGGCCATCGAGCGGCCGACAAGTTCGGGCGAGCGATGA